The Planctomycetota bacterium genome has a segment encoding these proteins:
- a CDS encoding rhomboid family intramembrane serine protease has translation METPSQNEAKPTANPLPAVLITDNMLADSSDESGKTDFEKDISFLPPLTIALIGINILVFIWELAAGKLENEVAIISAGALYRPLVMQGEIWRLITCMFLHGSFDHLIGNCIAFYILGMACEHAYKYYKTSIIYFLSGISGALFSILIHEGPSVGASGAIFGLMGAAGVFFYKHQKHFFLRDKRIGFIIVIWALYQIGTGFLTPFIDNSAHIGGFIGGGAITFFLVPELVAPASPKEPVTLLQLEEKNIYGM, from the coding sequence ATGGAAACACCAAGCCAAAACGAAGCAAAACCCACGGCCAATCCGCTCCCGGCGGTTTTGATTACGGATAACATGCTGGCGGATTCATCCGATGAATCTGGGAAAACGGATTTTGAAAAGGACATATCGTTCCTTCCGCCTTTGACCATAGCGCTTATCGGCATAAATATCCTTGTTTTTATATGGGAGCTTGCCGCGGGCAAGCTGGAAAACGAGGTCGCCATTATCAGCGCCGGCGCGTTATACCGCCCGTTGGTCATGCAAGGCGAGATATGGCGCCTTATTACCTGCATGTTCTTGCACGGCAGTTTTGACCACTTAATCGGCAACTGTATCGCCTTTTACATCCTGGGGATGGCATGCGAACACGCTTATAAATATTACAAGACTTCTATAATTTATTTTTTGAGCGGGATAAGCGGCGCGCTTTTTAGCATTTTGATACATGAAGGCCCTTCGGTAGGCGCTTCGGGCGCCATTTTCGGGCTGATGGGCGCGGCCGGCGTCTTCTTTTACAAGCACCAAAAGCATTTTTTCCTGCGCGATAAACGCATCGGGTTCATCATCGTTATCTGGGCTTTGTATCAAATCGGGACCGGGTTTTTAACCCCGTTCATAGATAATTCCGCCCATATCGGCGGGTTTATCGGCGGGGGAGCGATTACTTTCTTCTTAGTCCCTGAATTAGTGGCGCCGGCGAGCCCTAAAGAACCGGTGACCCTATTGCAACTCGAAGAGAAAAATATTTATGGGATGTAA
- a CDS encoding SUMF1/EgtB/PvdO family nonheme iron enzyme produces KTTTKFYWGDDVKQAGDYAWYEDNSNYTTHPVGQKKPNGFGLYDTAGNVWEYCADWYDETYYENSPKDNPQGPASGEFKAVRGGSWYGATAYLRVSDRGYAGWTGTGRNSLVGFRPAKTK; encoded by the coding sequence CAAGACAACTACTAAATTCTACTGGGGTGATGACGTGAAACAAGCCGGCGATTATGCTTGGTATGAGGATAATTCAAACTATACCACCCATCCAGTCGGACAGAAAAAGCCGAACGGGTTCGGGCTATATGACACTGCCGGTAATGTCTGGGAGTATTGTGCTGATTGGTATGATGAGACCTATTACGAAAATAGTCCTAAGGACAATCCGCAAGGGCCGGCGAGCGGGGAATTCAAAGCCGTTCGCGGCGGCAGTTGGTACGGTGCCACAGCATACTTGCGGGTGTCTGACCGTGGCTACGCCGGGTGGACTGGCACGGGACGGAACAGCCTTGTGGGCTTTCGCCCAGCTAAGACGAAGTAG